A window of Eucalyptus grandis isolate ANBG69807.140 chromosome 4, ASM1654582v1, whole genome shotgun sequence genomic DNA:
TGAATCAGGAATGTTTACATATCTTGAAAAATTCATAtctggatatatatatatatatatatatgggtgtCCTTATTTAGGCACATTTCGTACATCTTTGCATATTATGATAGGATTGGGCATTATCTTTGCATAATTACTCATGACATGTCAGAATAATTAGAATTTTCCAAAACTAATTGTTTTAGTGCAAATCTTGGATTTTTCATTTGCATTATGATTTAATTGTCATATTTACACATTTACTTTCATAAATCACATgtcatttaatgaaaaatataaataatcagATATCGCGTCTTGGTAACTCTAGATCGCATCTTCATTGAAgaattcacaaaaaatttggGGGTGCATTTAGgaaattttagatttgtttgCACATTTTCTTGATACATATATGATTAGCTCTCTAGGGACTGCATTTCATTATAGATCACATTACGTCAAATGAGCGGGGAAGGCGCGGGGGAGAGAGAGTCCAAAACTGATCTTGAGAGTCAAAATCAGCTTAGGGCCCTTTTCTAATTTTCAAGTCGGATTGCATAAGAAAAATTCATGATCTTGCTTATGTCTGCGTTCCTAATTTCTAAATACGAAGAATGCAATGAAGAGCAGGACTGCGAGACCAATTTGGATCATTTTGCTTAAAGGTCAAAATCCGATATTAATAGCCAACTCAATGCGAAATTTTCAAGCAATGCAGAAGGGATTTTTGGAGTAAAAAAGTTTAGTATCAACAAAGGACCAAACAATTTGTGGCATTAGTCAAACTTATTGCGACTATTATTTTCTTCGAGTTAATAGATCTAATTTTTCATCACGAAAACTGTCTTCATGATCCAAGGTGAAACCTATTGTCGTAAATGATTGAGACATACTTCAGCAAAATTCAATGAATATTTGTCGAGAGAACCTTTTCCtactcaattcaattcattactAGGCTTGGATTGTAAGTGTCTAATATGGAAGATCACGTCATCTCTTAGCATGGTGGGACAATTCTAAAAGTACTTCTCATTTAAATTCATTAAGAAATCTTGCACCTTCCTAGCGAAGACGCAAAGACCTATTTTAACTTCTAGAAATGATGGAAAACTTCGGAAAATTTTGAACAATCTTTAATGTCAAAGAAAGTTATTCTTAGTCTAACTATTCCTTATTAAACAAGGTTTGTTATCAAGTGTCATTAATTCTAAATATGCTAACTCCATATATAttggttttcaaaaaatgattctACACATTATGAGAAatggaaatttcaaataatggtcCAAATTGCCCTCAATTTCTTAAATATAGGCTTGAAGTAATCATTGTCTCTAACAGATGCGTCTTTagtttctcaaaaaaaaaaaaaaaaaaaaggcttgcagtagaccttatttcaaataaagccTTGAACTAACCATGTCAGTCTCAAAAAATGACCTGACTTTACTAGTTGGTCAAggttatttctttcctttatatatatttattttcttccctttattctttctttttcctttttctacttttttctactcaaagtaacttaaaatagaaaaaaaaaaagactaattaATGTTCTTATTTATATACAGGCGGGAGGGTTCACAGCCCTCCCTTGCTTGTGGCTATCGCCTCATCATCGTTGGGTGTTAGCCACAGATGGTAAGTTGGCCTTACCTTCCCGCCTAGtttttttaagactttttttttatctttttaataaacaaaagaacaaaagaaagaaaaaaggaatgatgtaaattaggggtgtgcaaccgaaCCGGGTCAACCCAGTTCCCGGTtcggcccacccggaaaacagggtcgggaaccggtttcggttgaaaccggtccgggaaccgatTCCCAAAGTTCAGACCCTGTTTGAACCGGTCTGGGAACCGGTTCTGAGGGAATACCCACCCAGGAACTGGATCGACCGGGCTAGTTCGGGAGCCGGTTTGAGAATCGGTTTTTGGGccccaaaagtccaaaagaCCAAAACCCTAGTCGTTTCTATCTTTACTCTCACGCTCGTCGCTCTCAGCCTCTCACCTCCGCCAATCCATCCGAGCGCTGCACTGCTAACGCTGCTTCCGCTCGCCCATCGTCCCCTTCCTCTAGATCAACACCCCCATCCTGGTCTCGGCCATCCTCGCCACCCCGGCGCCATCAGCCTCGGACACGAACGTGACGGCGCTGCTCGAGAAGGCCGGGTGCAAGACGTTCGCGGGCCTCCTCGTCTCGAGCAGCGTCATCAAGACGCACCAATTGGCGCTGGACAAGGGCCTGACGGTGTTCACACCCAACGTGAGCTCGTGTCGCTCTGTTGTACCACGCGGTGGCGGACTACACCTTGATCGGGTCCCTAAAGACAAGCAACGCCCGATCAGCACCCTTGCCACGAACGGCGTCGGGAAGTACGATTTCACCGTGAAGACCGCCGAGACATCGAGGTCGACCCCTCATGGGTGGCCAGCATGGTGCTCTACTCCACCCCTGTCGCGATCTTCACCATCGACAGCGTCCTCCTCCCCCGCCGAGCTATTCAGCAAGTCCCCGTCCCCGCGCTTGCGCCGTCGCTAGTAAGCACGATTTTTACTCTTCGTCGTGAGCTGCTAGCTAATTAGTTCTACTTACCCCATGATATGATTTGTATTGCTGAATTTGATCCCTTttctagttgatttttttgctGAATTTAGTGGTTGGCTAATCTTCTAAGGTTTCATATGTTATTCCCTACTTTGGACTAGTAGAAGTCTAGCATCTTAATTCGCAGAACTTGCCCAAATGAAGTAGGTCCGTGAGGATCTTAATTTTCGCGAGTGACTGTGTAAACTGAATGGTTGCTCGAGTATGTGAGCACTGTGAattcctcttttattttatgaaagtcTAGTTTTGAATCTCTCCGGTTGTTTGCTCTTTTGATTCGTTCTGGTATTTTAAGAAGCTATTGATCCGTTGGACCGTTCTTGTATTGCGAGTCTGGTGTTTTTTTTCTCAATGGGATGAATCTTGAGAATTGGTCATGTCATAAGTGGTGGTGTCGCATGAAGCCGGAAGCCGAAGGGGACGACGATGCACCCGATCAGGTGGtataaaagagaaagagagttgGTTGGCAGTTGAAGTTAATGTTTCTTTCCAGCGTCCTGCTTTGTTAATCTCTTTTCTACTTTAGGAAGCCAACGTATGTCTGATGATATCGGACTGTGTCTACTGGTACCACATATGATGACTTGCTTTCTTGAACAATGTTGTTTGCATCTGCCCTCGTACAAGATGGATTCTTGTTCTTCAATCTTTATCACATGAACACatgttattcttttctttactaGTTATACAATGAAGATTTAGCCATTGTTTTCAGCATTGAGTTATCAATGAAATGCAGGCTTTTTGTTATTCCACAGGGAGTATTATGTGAAATTGCAAAACATGTTCCAATATAAACATGGTCAATGCTGTTCCTGGACCagaaaaacagggtgggtcaGAATAGGGTCCAACGTAATTAGGGTCAGGAACAtggtccaaaaaaagagaactggTTATAACAGGGTCAGGTACAGGGTCCAAGTCTAAACCCCACCCACCCTGGACTCGATCACCCCTAATGCAAATGCCCTGAAGTCATGTCTTTTCTGAGATTAATATGACCACTTCAGGTTTTTATTCAAACAAGGTCCACTTCAAGCTtccatttgaaaaattatgatgcTTCGggctcttttttgaaaaattgagaataCTTTGGGCTTTTATTTGGAATTGTTTTCATGAGAAAAACAATGCATTGATTactgcaatttttcctttttggcaagAAGAAGAACACTGTAATTTTTTCTTAGTTGCAATGCATAATATATGGCTCACAAGACACCTTAAGTAAATCTATTAAGTTATAGTGAATTcccaaattataaaaataaaaataaagaaaattaatttcaaatagaTTTTCATGAGTCGCGTCCAGCAATAATTTCggtaaaaaagaattaatattTACAACGGATGTGACTTAACTAAGATAATGCCATAAAGTGGAGACAACACTCATCCACTTTgtccttttaatttcaacaaaagtGGAATACTCAATAGGTCTGGAATTTTATTTGTTCTCGTACGAACTAATGTATTTGATCAAGTACAGTTGCATTTGAAGCCCATCAAGCTTTATAATTTCTAATGGCTAGTCAAGAATATAATTAAGTACTAAAATTTGAAAGCTCAGCACTCAATGAGATTAAACATCATCTACTGCTTAAAACTAATATCAACataaaaattccattaaatCAGAAAACCTACTTAATGTGGCAAGTAAGTCGGGGTTACATAACATTttaagtagaaaaaaagtaatttatgGCAATAAGAATATTATCACTTATATTACTAAAATCAACCTATAATAATCACAATTTCATGTCTGGTAAACAAGTTAATAATGTTcagtgatcaatttttcaattacatATTAAATAACTCTTTATTTCTACTTTCAAAACTTAAAATTGTTGGCACCTAAAATACTTCTCTGACTATAGTACGCTGGTGGATGTGGTTCTCTCTGCCCCTAAGTTGGGAGGTTCAACCTTTAGTGGATAGGGCTAAGCGTAAACTAGAGAACTCTTCGGGTATTACCTTAGCCCATTACAATCGAGATACGAACAAAGTGGCTGATTGGCTAGCCAAAGCCCAACGAATGGGTTGCCTTTTTAGAAATTGGGTTAATAGTCCCCCGCCTGCTCTTTTGGACTTATTATGTGATGATGCTAGAGACGTTTGTACTAAAAACTTTTCTTACTAATGCATTTTAGTatgtttgttcaaaaaaaaaatttctgaatacttaattttcaactttatcCAATGAGTCTTCAGGAAATAGATTATTAAAGGAATTTTAATCTAATAGTGCGGTATAATCAGCCCCACCCACTACCTTCTTCCACACAGAAGTAGAATATGGAGCCAAAAAAGCAATATCTAGAAGGAGGAAACATGAATTTCTAGAAGCAATGAAAGTTTTGACAGTGGGAGCGTTGGCTAGGCGCACCAAGTAGCCGTGGACCTTATTCCAAGGAGAATTAAGTTAGAATTCGTCAACATTATCAGCAATGTGGAAAATTTTTCGCCTCACACCTTAGAAGAGAACCGAAGGACCACTCTTAAGAGGTTCTAACGTTTTCCACTCCCCAAGGAAGCCACACCAAACTCTTCTGATCTAATCACATCTCCAACCTTTGAtcctcatttaattaattgaggTACTTTGACGAGACCAAAGTTTACCCATTTAAGTTGGGTTCCCTTGTTATCAAAAACAAATGCTATGaagattgttgacacctaaattttgacgacccgCTTAATCATCCaataggggttaattttattccggaaaaaatagttaattgcatagcatatagttttaggtgcatttgtttcttaatttgcatttacattgggtcggtgacaaatgggtttgatttagtagttctaagctttaatttggcaggtcggactaagcccacgaagcaagtaaattggcccaagcccgttttcttttaataacaagaattacctaaattgagatttgaaataatattacggtggattttggaatctaagaaaatcgggttgcaatcttatctttaggtgataaaatcaggagatgtggaaaataaaataaaagtgatattgcgtgcgaaaagaaattttcggatgctgatttgaaaaggaaaataaaaccctaatcttcagCCTATAAAAGGTTTTTCGCGTAGGGTTTCGGAGGAGGCCacacacattgaatatacggccaCACAAGAGAGGGACTTCTTCTTGGTTTTCTCTtgagtaaaaaggaaaatcgcaaaaggaagaagggggAAGTCTTTACCGTGGTTTTTCTTTCGTAGAAGAtcacgagaaaagaaaaaaccgaTTGATAAGGCAACAGAGGGAAAAGCTATAGGAaacgtgaagaaagaaaaagaaacagggaAGGTACAGCTGCAACAGTGCTTTGCAGAAAGAAGTGATCGGACGTGCAGCTGAGGGGAAAGAGGAACCactgtttgtcttcttcattgGACCCTCTGCCGGCGCCTCTCCAGTCACCGAtaacctccgccgccgccggcagcTGCGCCCACGTCACTCAACCGCGAGCACTGTGCCACCGCGCCTTCCGCCCGAGGTCCAGACACGACGTCGCGCCGTCGCCGCTTCGCCTTTGCCCCGACGACCCGACGTCACCTGCCCTGTTCGTTGCTGCTGTTCCAGTGCCGATCTCCTTCGCTGTCATCTGCTGAAGCCACGCTGGTCCCTGCCGCCCGCGCAAGCCGCGACACCGGCAGCCCGACGAAGCCGTCGCCGTGTTGATCCGCGATGCCTGGGTCGCTTCGCCCTCTGTTGCAGCGTCACCGGGCCAAGGCGCCCCCGCCTTTTATCTCTGCTCGCAGCTCCGCAGACGCCACCGCCGCACGACCCACCGCCCCTGCTCGCAGCACCGCTCCAGATCTGGAGCCCGAGCCACTATACGCCCATCCGATGCCCCGGCGTCCCCTGTAGCCCGCACCTCCGCGCCGGTCCGTGACCAGTCGCTGCTGCAGATCCGGTGGTCCGCTCGACGCTAGCAGGCCCCGAACCCTGCCGCCGTGTTGCTCTGCCATATCCGACCCGATGCACACCCGAGCGACGAACCAGCTGCGGCTTGCTCCCAAAACGCCGGACAGCAGCCCCCCCTGCCCGCAGGTTAATGTTGCTGCCGCCGGTCCACCCGCCGCCCTCACCGGAGCTCCGAACGGCAACCCATTTAGCCGCCGGCTAACCCTAGTTTAGGAGGCCAAAACCCTAATTAGgtagatttcttattttattttatttttatttatttatttatttagtttttattattcattttgtttctttatttgatgatgAGGTGTTCGATATGAAACAgcatgtgaaatttgtgattgatagtccgattttcgcgtccgaaatccgactcgcaatcgcaaTCGTCTGAAAAATCGTCAATCCGATCTCtcgcccgagattcgattcgcgatttatttaaaaattggtcGGCCCGATCTCATGCGAGAGATATGGTTTGCCGGTTTGTAGATATCGATACTATCTTATCTAATTTGTCGTCGTtagttgaatcaattttattttgttaaataaaaagatccaaaaaatatttgagttaggattaggattgttttagaatatttcttgttatcttacatatttagaatagagattttatttcgaatccaaaaataaaaaaaataataaaaaatcaaatcaatccatttaggttgctagtttttttgACTTAGGTTGCAggtttaataatttgataattattaatttcgaaattaataaaacaaaaacacaaaaaggtcatcatgcatatgtcatgcagaattaggacattcttggtacgtcattgcatattggATAATATTGCATGTCTCATTTTgagtttaaattgatttttagataaattgcatcttaggttagagattgctaggtTAAGATATATCatggtttaaattaggatttaatatgacttaatccctagtttaaattagatagaatcttaatctagctatagatcatttgaaatttcataaaatttgtcttaggataaattagttgcaatttctaagatagattgcatttttttaataaaaatgtcatctgcatatgtcatatagaattagggcattctttgcatgtcattgcatgctaagattgcatattgtaggtttagataatttctcctaaatagattgcatgtttattaggaaaataaaaatcatgtgcacgtcatatagaattagtttcatacaatgcacgtcatttagtgatttttgttaggtgcatttaattagaaattgcccgtcattagaattaagtcattagattaatttagattgcatatttaaatgttgcatttctttaatttcgaatctcatagaaaatacaaaaaaaattatttagaataaatcatcccatgcttaggatagactacatgcttagttatgtcatattgcttagctcatatagctaagtcatgttgccatgtcatatcatttcatgttaaattagtggcatacattgcatatcgcatgattttcattaattaagtgaaaacaaaacaaaaaatgcgtgttaattagaaatcatatttatgactctgatgtgaattctaaactaacaacgcagatgctttcgttgctacgagataagtcctgcaatttattcattgctttcttggatgttaaattggtggtttgcgcaccccgcatgatcacctcacatgttagaatttaaaatcaattcaagctgcctgcaaaaacatttttgaaattaaaagaatggtaccgaaagggcattagagaaatctagtgtaaccaagtcccccgtacccataatctctggttcgtaggagtaaagtaaatctcccattactttacttgggtttctaatcgacccaccaaaaatagattagtggcgactcctaattgaaaatcaattgcatgttataaacttgaacctaagtcgcgatggtatgggcttgggagagcccgagttaaatctaggcttaacaatccattagccaaaccctaagtggttcacaccccgaaaaaaattaggtcgcgacaaagataaaaaggagaaaCGATATGTGTAGTCCTAGAACtttctttcaataattaatgggattgctataatttttttattcaatattttccCTAAACTTTTAAGGATCCACTCAATGTAGTCGTTCCATTTAAATCCACATGTCACATGTACtagagaaaattatccaaaacatactaaatctattacacttttattcataaactttttgattatattaattgagtccattcgacAAATTTTGATCGGAAACCACTCATGTGAACATTGGCCATCTAACATGATATTACCaatgctaacatggacattttaaattttatatattaatatcttcttatttcttttcttttattccttttctttttcattctttacttttttttttttttttgggagggggtcTTTTCTTATTGTTAAGGCCTAGAAGGTGGCTGCTGGCCACTGACCAAGGCTCAACAACCTCAACCACTAAGGCTCAACAACCTTAGCCACTAGGTGAGGGCTAATCCTCACCCAATGGTCAGCAAGAGTGGCTAGGCCTCCGCAAGTGGCCGTTGGCCCCCTACTAGCcttaaaaataaggaaaaaaaaagtaaagaaggaaaaggaaaaagaaagaaaaggaaagaaataaaaatgaaaaaaaaaatattagtaaaaattgtcaatatcaacgatttcatatcaaaattgacggaatgaactcaattggcaaaacgtgaaaagatttatgattcaattggcataattaaaaatttatgactatattgacaaaagtac
This region includes:
- the LOC120292481 gene encoding fasciclin-like arabinogalactan protein 8, producing MVAVKIWNATRVVGEASCYEGSGHGPAIPSSALIINTPILVSAILATPAPSASDTNVTALLEKAGCKTFAGLLVSSSVIKTHQLALDKGLTVFTPNVSSCRSVVPRGGGLHLDRVPKDKQRPISTLATNGVGKYDFTVKTAETSRSTPHGWPAWCSTPPLSRSSPSTASSSPAELFSKSPSPRLRRR